The proteins below are encoded in one region of Hordeum vulgare subsp. vulgare chromosome 3H, MorexV3_pseudomolecules_assembly, whole genome shotgun sequence:
- the LOC123441090 gene encoding barwin yields MAARLMLVAALLCAAAAMATAQQANNVRATYHYYRPAQNNWDLGAPAVSAYCATWDASKPLSWRSKYGWTAFCGPAGPRGQAACGKCLRVTNPATGAQITARIVDQCANGGLDLDWDTVFTKIDTNGIGYQQGHLNVNYQFVDCRD; encoded by the coding sequence ATGGCGGCACGCCTGATGCTGGTGGCGGCGCTCCTGTgcgcggcggcggccatggccacGGCGCAGCAGGCGAACAACGTCCGGGCGACGTACCACTACTACCGGCCGGCGCAGAACAACTGGGACCTGGGCGCGCCCGCCGTGAGCGCCTACTGCGCGACCTGGGACGCCAGCAAGCCGCTGTCGTGGCGGAGCAAGTACGGCTGGACGGCGTTCTGCGGCCCCGCCGGCCCCCGCGGGCAGGCGGCCTGCGGCAAGTGCCTCCGGGTGACCAACCCGGCGACGGGGGCGCAGATCACGGCGAGGATCGTGGACCAGTGCGCCAACGGCGGGCTGGACCTCGACTGGGACACCGTCTTCACCAAGATCGACACCAACGGGATTGGGTACCAGCAGGGCCACCTCAACGTCAACTACCAGTTCGTCGACTGCCGCGACTAG